From Mycolicibacterium nivoides, a single genomic window includes:
- a CDS encoding universal stress protein, with amino-acid sequence MIVVGYTADVFGIAAVEHAIAEAALRGTGLLVINATSGEAYVDSRFARSGQVHDVEERLRESGVPFELRQPVGVDAATELLDAMDAADAELLVIGIRHRSPVGKLLLGSVSQQLLLECPKPVLAVKPEHH; translated from the coding sequence ATGATCGTTGTCGGCTACACCGCGGACGTCTTCGGCATCGCCGCTGTCGAGCACGCCATCGCCGAGGCCGCCCTGCGGGGCACCGGCCTTCTGGTGATCAACGCGACCTCGGGCGAGGCCTATGTGGATTCCCGGTTCGCCCGCTCCGGTCAGGTCCACGATGTCGAGGAACGGCTACGCGAGAGCGGCGTGCCGTTCGAGTTGCGCCAGCCGGTGGGGGTCGATGCGGCCACCGAACTGCTCGATGCGATGGACGCCGCCGATGCGGAGTTGCTGGTGATCGGTATCCGGCACCGCAGCCCGGTGGGCAAGCTGTTGCTGGGCAGCGTGTCGCAACAACTGCTGCTGGAATGCCCCAAACCGGTTCTGGCGGTCAAACCCGAGCATCACTAA
- a CDS encoding tripartite tricarboxylate transporter permease, with the protein MGNFEWLLQGFAEAATPMNLMYAVIGVLLGTAVGVLPGIGPAMTVALLLPVTYNVSPSAAFIMFAGIFYGGMYGGSTTSILLNTPGESSSVITAIEGNKMAKAGRAAQALATAAIGSFVAGAIGTALLAAFAPPISRFAVTLGAPSYLAIMLFALVAVTAVLGSSKLRGAISLFLGLAIGVVGIDFLTGQPRATFGLPQLSDGIDIVVIAVAIFALGEALWVAAHLRRRPADVIPVGRPWMSREDFGRSWKPWLRGTAYGFPFGALPAGGAELPTFLSYITEKRLSKHPEEFGKGAIEGVAGPEAANNASAAGTLVPMLSLGLPTNATAAVMLTAFVSYGIQPGPTLFEKEPLLIWTLIASLFIGNFLLLVLNLPLAPLWAKLLRTPRPYLYAGILFFATLGAFAVNVQPLDLVLLLVFGLLGLMMRRFGLPVLPLIIGVILGPRIERQLRQSLQLGGGDWTSLFTEPVAIVTYVLMAILLLMPLVLKLMHRSEETLLIVEDDADQQEKATQA; encoded by the coding sequence ATGGGTAACTTCGAATGGCTGCTTCAGGGGTTCGCCGAGGCCGCGACCCCGATGAACCTGATGTACGCCGTGATCGGCGTGCTGCTGGGTACCGCGGTCGGCGTGCTGCCGGGCATCGGCCCGGCCATGACGGTGGCCCTGCTGCTGCCGGTGACCTACAACGTCAGCCCCAGCGCCGCCTTCATCATGTTCGCCGGGATCTTCTACGGCGGGATGTACGGCGGGTCGACCACCTCGATTCTGCTGAACACCCCGGGTGAATCCTCGTCGGTGATCACCGCGATCGAGGGCAACAAGATGGCCAAGGCCGGCCGAGCCGCGCAGGCGCTGGCCACCGCAGCGATCGGCTCCTTCGTGGCGGGCGCGATCGGCACCGCGCTGCTGGCCGCCTTCGCGCCGCCGATCTCGCGGTTCGCGGTGACCCTCGGTGCGCCGTCCTACCTGGCGATCATGCTGTTCGCCCTGGTCGCGGTCACCGCCGTGCTCGGTTCCTCCAAGCTGCGCGGTGCGATCTCGCTGTTCCTCGGGCTGGCGATCGGGGTGGTCGGCATCGACTTCCTCACCGGCCAGCCGCGCGCCACCTTCGGCCTGCCCCAGTTGTCCGACGGCATCGACATCGTGGTGATCGCGGTGGCGATCTTCGCACTCGGCGAGGCGCTGTGGGTGGCGGCGCATCTGCGCCGCCGGCCCGCGGACGTGATTCCGGTGGGGCGGCCGTGGATGAGCCGCGAGGATTTCGGCCGGTCATGGAAACCGTGGCTGCGTGGCACCGCCTACGGGTTCCCGTTCGGCGCATTGCCGGCCGGAGGCGCCGAGTTGCCGACGTTCCTGTCCTACATCACCGAGAAGCGGCTCTCCAAGCACCCCGAGGAGTTCGGCAAGGGCGCCATCGAGGGTGTGGCCGGACCCGAGGCGGCCAACAACGCCTCGGCGGCGGGCACCCTGGTGCCGATGCTGTCGCTCGGGCTGCCCACCAACGCCACCGCCGCGGTGATGCTGACGGCGTTCGTGTCCTATGGGATTCAGCCCGGTCCAACGCTTTTCGAGAAGGAACCGCTGCTGATCTGGACCTTGATCGCCAGCCTGTTCATCGGGAACTTCCTGCTGCTGGTGCTCAACCTGCCGCTGGCGCCGCTGTGGGCCAAGCTGCTCCGCACGCCGCGGCCGTACCTGTACGCGGGCATCCTGTTCTTCGCCACGCTGGGGGCGTTCGCTGTCAACGTGCAACCCCTGGATCTGGTCCTGCTGCTGGTGTTCGGGCTGCTCGGTTTGATGATGCGCCGATTCGGATTGCCGGTGCTGCCGTTGATCATCGGGGTGATCCTCGGCCCCCGCATCGAACGGCAACTGCGCCAGAGCCTGCAGCTCGGCGGCGGTGACTGGACCAGCCTGTTCACCGAGCCCGTCGCGATCGTCACCTATGTACTCATGGCCATCTTGTTGTTGATGCCGTTGGTGCTCAAGCTGATGCACCGCAGTGAGGAGACGCTGTTGATCGTCGAGGATGATGCGGATCAGCAGGAGAAGGCGACCCAAGCATGA
- a CDS encoding tripartite tricarboxylate transporter TctB family protein, which translates to MKVDKTQYLVCAVLVAVGGFLIYDALTLTGGFAKVDPVGPRAFPLGIGIVLIVLAMILAIAIPRGSVGEADAGEDVDPNMPGDWRTVGLLVGLFVLVIVLVKPLGWAITGALLFAGAATILGNRHYIRNLAIGAVLSVGSFYAFYSGLGIPLPAGILDGIL; encoded by the coding sequence GTGAAGGTCGACAAGACCCAGTATCTGGTCTGTGCGGTCCTGGTGGCCGTCGGCGGATTCCTGATCTATGACGCGCTGACCTTGACCGGCGGGTTCGCCAAGGTCGACCCCGTTGGGCCGCGGGCATTTCCGCTGGGGATCGGGATCGTCCTGATCGTGCTCGCGATGATCCTGGCGATCGCGATACCGCGCGGATCGGTCGGTGAGGCGGACGCCGGTGAGGACGTCGACCCGAACATGCCGGGGGACTGGCGCACGGTGGGACTGCTGGTCGGACTGTTCGTGCTGGTGATCGTCCTGGTCAAGCCGTTGGGATGGGCCATCACCGGTGCACTGCTGTTCGCCGGGGCGGCAACGATTCTGGGCAATCGCCACTACATCCGGAACCTCGCGATCGGCGCGGTGCTGTCGGTGGGGAGCTTCTACGCGTTCTACTCCGGGCTCGGAATCCCGCTGCCCGCAGGCATTCTGGACGGGATTTTGTAA
- a CDS encoding Bug family tripartite tricarboxylate transporter substrate binding protein has product MRFRRLGAALMVAVVALMLVTACGVTRGDQSRGLHRLRMMVPNSPGGGYDLTARTAVKIMEDTDITGRIEVFNVIGAGGTVAMARLMNEKGNDDLMMMMGLGVVGAVYTNGSSARASDATALAKMVEEQEGILVPGDSPFRTIGDLVAAWKADPAKVTIGGGSSPGGPDHLFPMETARAVGVDPSKVNYITYDGGGDLLTALLGKKIAAGTTGLGEFVDQIEAGQVRVLAVSGAERVDGIDAPTLTEAGIDLTFTNWRGILAPPGISGEARDAMVQALTDLHGTQQWRDALVKNGWSDAFSTGADFEQFLRDQDKRVSTTLNELGLL; this is encoded by the coding sequence ATGAGGTTTCGACGTCTAGGTGCCGCGCTGATGGTGGCCGTGGTCGCACTGATGCTGGTGACGGCGTGCGGTGTCACCCGCGGCGATCAATCCCGCGGCCTGCACCGACTGCGCATGATGGTGCCCAACAGTCCCGGTGGCGGCTACGACCTGACGGCGCGTACCGCGGTGAAGATCATGGAAGACACCGATATCACCGGGCGCATCGAGGTATTCAACGTCATCGGGGCCGGCGGCACTGTCGCGATGGCCCGGCTGATGAACGAAAAGGGCAACGACGACCTCATGATGATGATGGGGCTCGGCGTGGTGGGAGCCGTGTACACCAACGGCTCCTCGGCGCGCGCCTCGGACGCCACCGCACTGGCCAAGATGGTCGAGGAGCAGGAAGGCATTCTGGTGCCGGGGGATTCGCCGTTCCGCACCATCGGCGATCTGGTCGCGGCGTGGAAGGCCGATCCGGCCAAGGTCACGATCGGTGGCGGATCGTCGCCGGGCGGACCCGATCACCTGTTCCCGATGGAAACCGCACGCGCGGTCGGAGTCGACCCGAGCAAGGTCAACTACATCACCTACGACGGCGGCGGTGACCTGCTGACGGCCCTGCTGGGCAAGAAGATCGCGGCGGGCACCACCGGACTCGGCGAATTCGTCGACCAGATCGAGGCCGGCCAGGTCCGGGTGCTGGCGGTGTCGGGGGCCGAACGCGTGGACGGGATCGATGCGCCCACCCTGACCGAGGCCGGTATCGACCTCACGTTCACCAACTGGCGCGGAATACTCGCGCCGCCAGGAATTTCCGGTGAGGCCAGGGACGCGATGGTGCAGGCCCTGACCGATCTGCACGGCACCCAGCAGTGGCGCGACGCGCTGGTGAAGAACGGCTGGAGTGACGCGTTCAGCACGGGCGCGGACTTCGAACAGTTCCTGCGTGATCAGGACAAGCGCGTCTCGACGACGCTGAACGAATTGGGGTTGTTGTGA
- a CDS encoding sensor histidine kinase, whose translation MSSLVGRSSTSARTRSLRGGSLAGRFLVFQLLVVAVVLIAVAAVSVTQSTREFRDVRGQRMIAVAENVASTPIVRDRYDDPFAAQVLAPEVDRAVALSGAELAEITDPAGAVRVSSDPARVGQRLDLSTTRADEGRAWSGDSDVDGTHRLVGQVPILAADGAVLAIVSVSEGYPSVWELLGGAGERLLIYLGLGATLGMLASWLLSRRITRHTRGLDIAEIASLADHREALLHSIREGVVAVNNEGVITVVNDSASDLLGISADAVGRRADEVGLEPAVVAFLLSGGGTRADDSDVVITTRTRVLALNRRAARSQGQRIGTVTTMRDSTELAALQAQLSSHRSVTDTLRAQTHEFSNQLHTISGLVQLGEFDAVRDLVGTLTRRRAEINEAVTQHVSDAAVAALLIAKTSLAAESGVTLALTGDSHLSALDPALATDVITLLGNLIDNAVDASVGSAAAQVTVRIDDSAGLLLSVSDSGPGVPEHLRESIFSRGVTSKAHVPGGRGIGLALVRLVTAQHGGDVEVTDAPGGGALFLVRLHA comes from the coding sequence TTGAGTTCACTGGTCGGGCGTTCATCAACGTCCGCGCGGACGCGGTCGCTGCGGGGCGGCAGCCTGGCCGGTCGGTTCCTCGTGTTCCAGCTGCTGGTGGTCGCGGTGGTGCTGATCGCGGTGGCCGCGGTGTCGGTGACGCAATCCACCCGTGAGTTCCGCGATGTGCGCGGGCAGCGGATGATCGCGGTCGCCGAGAACGTGGCGTCCACGCCGATCGTCCGGGACCGGTACGACGACCCGTTCGCCGCCCAGGTCCTGGCCCCCGAGGTCGACCGCGCGGTGGCACTGTCGGGCGCCGAGCTGGCCGAGATCACCGATCCGGCCGGAGCTGTGCGGGTGTCGTCGGATCCGGCCCGCGTCGGGCAACGACTCGACCTCAGTACCACCCGGGCCGACGAAGGCCGCGCCTGGTCCGGCGACTCCGACGTCGACGGCACGCATCGCCTGGTGGGACAGGTGCCGATTCTGGCCGCCGACGGGGCGGTACTCGCGATCGTCTCCGTCAGCGAGGGCTACCCGTCGGTGTGGGAATTGTTGGGCGGCGCCGGCGAACGCCTGCTGATCTACCTTGGACTGGGCGCGACACTCGGGATGCTCGCATCGTGGTTGTTGTCACGCCGCATCACCCGCCACACCCGTGGCCTGGACATCGCCGAGATCGCCAGCCTGGCCGATCACCGGGAAGCGCTGCTGCACAGCATCCGTGAGGGCGTGGTGGCCGTGAACAACGAGGGAGTCATCACGGTGGTCAACGACAGCGCATCCGATCTGCTGGGTATCAGCGCGGATGCGGTGGGCCGCCGTGCCGACGAGGTCGGACTGGAACCGGCCGTGGTGGCATTCCTGTTGTCCGGCGGAGGAACTCGCGCCGACGATTCCGATGTGGTGATCACCACCCGTACCCGGGTGCTGGCGCTCAACCGCCGTGCGGCACGCAGCCAGGGCCAGCGCATCGGTACGGTGACCACCATGCGCGACAGCACCGAGCTCGCCGCACTGCAGGCACAACTGTCCTCACACCGCAGCGTGACCGATACGCTGCGGGCGCAGACCCACGAGTTCTCCAATCAGCTGCACACCATCTCCGGGCTGGTTCAGCTGGGCGAGTTCGATGCGGTCCGCGATCTGGTGGGCACCCTGACCCGGCGCCGCGCCGAGATCAACGAGGCTGTCACCCAACATGTTTCCGATGCCGCGGTGGCGGCTCTGCTGATCGCCAAGACATCGCTGGCTGCCGAGAGCGGAGTCACCCTCGCCCTGACCGGCGACAGCCATCTCAGCGCGCTCGACCCGGCCCTGGCGACCGACGTGATCACGCTGCTGGGCAATCTGATCGACAACGCCGTCGATGCGTCCGTCGGCTCGGCGGCAGCACAGGTGACGGTCCGCATCGACGACTCGGCCGGGCTGCTGCTGTCCGTCTCGGATTCGGGACCCGGTGTGCCCGAACATCTTCGGGAATCCATCTTCTCGCGCGGCGTCACGTCCAAGGCCCACGTACCCGGCGGCAGGGGCATCGGACTGGCCCTGGTACGCCTGGTGACCGCCCAGCACGGGGGCGACGTCGAAGTCACCGACGCCCCCGGTGGCGGCGCCCTGTTCCTGGTGCGGCTCCATGCGTGA
- a CDS encoding response regulator, with the protein MRDVLVVDDDFMVAEIHRRFVDRIDGYRAVSVARNGTEALVAAADLRPDLILLDVYLPDMTGLEVLRRLRAEGNPVGVIMVTAARELDTVRGALDGGAADYLIKPFDFDQLQAKLAAFAARAEALAAAGGADQSTIDALFGAPAAAVMPKGLGAETGRLVMDAVRASGEVSATECAELVGISRVSARRYLEHYLSIGALELRLQYGAGRPARRYRAR; encoded by the coding sequence ATGCGTGACGTACTCGTCGTCGACGACGACTTCATGGTCGCCGAGATACATCGCCGCTTCGTCGACCGCATCGACGGATACCGCGCGGTGTCCGTGGCGCGCAACGGAACCGAGGCCCTGGTAGCAGCCGCCGATCTCCGTCCCGACCTCATCCTGCTCGATGTCTACCTGCCGGACATGACCGGGTTGGAGGTGCTGCGACGTCTCCGTGCCGAGGGCAACCCCGTGGGCGTCATCATGGTCACCGCCGCCCGCGAGCTCGACACGGTACGCGGCGCGTTGGACGGCGGGGCCGCCGACTACCTGATCAAACCGTTCGACTTCGATCAGTTGCAGGCGAAACTGGCGGCCTTCGCCGCGCGCGCGGAGGCGCTGGCCGCGGCAGGCGGCGCGGATCAATCGACCATCGACGCGCTGTTCGGCGCCCCGGCCGCTGCCGTCATGCCCAAGGGGCTCGGCGCGGAAACCGGCCGGCTGGTCATGGACGCGGTACGTGCGTCAGGCGAGGTATCTGCCACGGAATGCGCTGAACTGGTTGGTATTTCACGTGTCAGCGCGCGGCGCTACCTGGAGCATTACCTGAGCATCGGGGCGCTCGAGCTGCGCTTGCAGTACGGCGCGGGCCGACCCGCGCGACGCTATCGGGCCCGTTGA
- a CDS encoding type 1 glutamine amidotransferase has protein sequence MTSKVLFLRNDPTATEAMLADVFTECGFGIDTFDVIAPGRDDDPTGDVAFPDPTDYDVIVPLGARWAVYDESLVNSWVGAQMAMVRQAVDAGVGVLGVCFGGQLIAQAFGGSVSRSPAPEVGWYDVLTDDEGLVPGGRWFQWHFDRWTLPPGATEIARTPDASQAFVLGTALALQFHPELDSDLLEVWLAHDRDGDAAGIGRTHDELRLQTKELSEDVGARLNTLVRGFLNRVVRAQPST, from the coding sequence GTGACATCGAAGGTTCTGTTCCTGCGCAACGACCCAACGGCCACCGAGGCCATGCTGGCCGACGTCTTCACCGAATGCGGATTCGGCATCGACACGTTCGACGTCATCGCGCCCGGGCGGGACGACGACCCCACCGGCGACGTGGCGTTCCCCGACCCGACTGACTATGACGTGATCGTTCCGCTCGGCGCTCGTTGGGCGGTCTACGACGAATCCCTGGTCAACAGCTGGGTCGGCGCCCAGATGGCCATGGTGCGCCAGGCCGTCGACGCCGGGGTCGGCGTGCTCGGGGTGTGCTTCGGCGGACAACTCATCGCGCAAGCCTTCGGCGGATCGGTCAGCAGGTCGCCGGCGCCCGAGGTGGGCTGGTACGACGTGCTCACCGACGACGAGGGGCTGGTTCCGGGTGGCCGGTGGTTCCAGTGGCATTTCGACCGCTGGACACTTCCGCCCGGCGCCACAGAGATCGCCCGGACGCCCGATGCCTCACAGGCATTCGTCCTGGGCACGGCACTGGCGCTGCAGTTCCACCCCGAGCTCGATTCCGACCTGCTGGAAGTCTGGTTGGCCCACGACCGCGACGGCGACGCGGCTGGAATCGGGCGCACCCACGACGAATTGCGCTTGCAAACAAAGGAATTGAGCGAGGATGTGGGCGCCCGGCTGAACACGCTGGTCCGCGGCTTTCTGAACCGGGTGGTCCGGGCGCAGCCGTCGACGTAG
- a CDS encoding phosphoribosyltransferase, translating into MNAWSLRASRERIYQDRHEAGRVLAEQLVSYRDQPDVLVLGLARGGVPIAWEVASHLHAPLDVFVVRKLGVPQWQELAMGAVASGGGLVINDGLVDRLGIDQDTILETIRRETAEIERREQAYRGGRPAPDLSGRTVILVDDGIATGATMLAAVRAVRAARRVVVAVPVGPPTLSSQLRDEADDVVCASTPPQFDSVGQAFVDFHQVSDDEVRRLLAEPTTEPGES; encoded by the coding sequence ATGAACGCCTGGAGTCTGCGAGCGAGCAGAGAACGCATCTACCAGGATCGCCACGAAGCGGGCCGGGTCCTGGCAGAACAGCTGGTGTCCTACCGGGATCAACCCGACGTCCTCGTCCTGGGCCTGGCCCGGGGCGGCGTCCCGATCGCCTGGGAAGTCGCCTCCCACCTGCACGCACCACTGGACGTCTTCGTGGTCCGCAAGCTGGGCGTACCGCAGTGGCAGGAACTCGCCATGGGCGCGGTGGCCTCCGGCGGCGGCTTGGTGATCAACGACGGCCTGGTGGATCGCCTCGGCATCGACCAGGACACCATCCTCGAGACGATCCGGCGCGAGACCGCCGAAATCGAGCGCCGGGAACAGGCCTACCGCGGAGGACGTCCCGCACCCGACCTGTCCGGCCGGACGGTGATCCTGGTCGATGACGGCATCGCCACGGGCGCCACCATGCTGGCCGCGGTCCGCGCCGTGCGGGCGGCCCGGCGGGTCGTGGTGGCCGTGCCGGTCGGGCCACCGACCCTGAGCAGCCAACTACGGGATGAGGCCGACGACGTGGTGTGCGCCAGTACCCCGCCCCAGTTCGACTCGGTGGGTCAGGCGTTCGTGGATTTCCACCAGGTCAGCGACGACGAGGTTCGCCGTCTGCTGGCCGAACCCACCACGGAGCCGGGCGAGAGTTAG
- a CDS encoding DivIVA domain-containing protein, with protein MPLTPADVHNVAFSKPPIGKRGYNEDEVDAFLDLVENELTRLIEENADLRQRVSELDQELASARAGGGAQSTQSIPLYEPEPEPTPAPQPVYEAPPAPVAPAAPPSEDTAVRAARVLSLAQDTADRLTSTAKAESEKLLSDARAQADAMVSDARKTAETTVSEARTRADAMLADAQTRSETQLRQAQEKADALQADAERKHSEIMGTINQQRTVLEGRLEQLRTFEREYRTRLKTYLESQLEELGQRGSAAPVDSSANNDSAGGFSQFNRGNN; from the coding sequence ATGCCGCTCACACCAGCGGACGTCCATAACGTCGCGTTCAGCAAGCCGCCCATCGGCAAACGTGGCTACAACGAGGACGAGGTCGACGCCTTTCTCGATCTGGTTGAGAACGAGCTGACTCGGCTCATCGAGGAGAACGCCGATCTCCGGCAGCGGGTGTCCGAGCTCGATCAGGAGCTGGCATCGGCGCGGGCCGGCGGTGGCGCCCAGTCCACTCAGTCCATCCCGCTCTACGAGCCGGAGCCCGAGCCGACCCCGGCGCCCCAGCCGGTGTACGAGGCCCCGCCGGCGCCGGTTGCCCCTGCCGCGCCGCCCAGCGAGGACACCGCCGTACGTGCCGCCCGGGTGCTCAGCCTGGCGCAGGACACTGCCGATCGCCTGACCTCCACGGCCAAGGCCGAGTCGGAGAAGCTGCTCTCGGATGCCCGCGCCCAGGCCGACGCCATGGTCAGCGACGCCCGCAAGACCGCCGAGACCACGGTCTCGGAGGCCCGCACGCGTGCCGACGCCATGCTGGCCGACGCGCAGACCCGCTCGGAGACCCAGCTGCGTCAGGCCCAGGAGAAGGCCGACGCCCTGCAGGCCGACGCCGAGCGCAAGCACTCCGAGATCATGGGCACGATCAACCAGCAGCGCACGGTCCTGGAAGGCCGCCTGGAGCAGCTGCGGACGTTCGAGCGTGAGTACCGGACGCGTCTGAAGACCTACCTGGAGTCTCAGCTGGAAGAGCTGGGCCAGCGCGGTTCGGCCGCACCGGTGGATTCCAGCGCCAACAACGACTCGGCCGGTGGTTTCAGCCAGTTCAACCGCGGCAACAACTAG
- a CDS encoding YggT family protein yields MSLFFEILGFALFIFWLLLIARVVVEFIRSFSRDWHPKGLTVVVLEVIMTVTDPPVKLLRRLIPQLTIGAVRFDLSIMVLLLAAFIGMQLAFNAAM; encoded by the coding sequence TTGTCGCTGTTCTTCGAAATTCTCGGTTTCGCGCTGTTCATCTTCTGGCTGCTGCTCATCGCGCGCGTCGTCGTCGAGTTCATCCGGTCGTTCAGCCGCGACTGGCACCCCAAGGGTCTGACCGTCGTCGTGCTTGAGGTCATCATGACCGTGACCGATCCGCCCGTGAAACTGCTGAGGCGGCTCATTCCCCAGCTCACGATAGGCGCCGTGCGCTTCGATCTGTCGATCATGGTGCTGCTCCTCGCGGCGTTCATCGGGATGCAGCTGGCGTTCAACGCGGCCATGTAG
- a CDS encoding cell division protein SepF yields MSTLHKVKAYFGMAPMEDYDDEYYEDDDRGAARSYARRPRDERFEDDSYGYEAPEYDEGPAYRGGYSGGFADEQRFDARMRGPREFDRPAPRLGGLAGSTRGSLAMDPRRMAELFEAGSPLAKITTLRPKDYSEARTIGERFRDGTPVIMDLVSMDNADAKRLVDFAAGLAFALRGSFDKVATKVFLLSPADVDVSAEQRRRIAEAGFYAYQ; encoded by the coding sequence ATGAGCACACTGCACAAGGTCAAGGCCTACTTCGGCATGGCGCCGATGGAGGACTACGACGACGAGTACTACGAGGACGACGACCGTGGCGCTGCCCGCAGCTACGCCCGTCGTCCCCGTGACGAGCGTTTCGAGGACGACAGCTACGGCTACGAGGCTCCCGAGTACGACGAGGGGCCGGCCTACCGAGGTGGCTACTCGGGCGGTTTCGCCGACGAGCAGCGGTTCGATGCCCGGATGCGGGGCCCCCGCGAATTCGACCGTCCCGCACCGCGTCTCGGTGGACTGGCCGGATCCACCCGCGGTTCGCTCGCGATGGATCCCCGCCGGATGGCCGAACTGTTCGAGGCGGGCAGCCCGCTGGCGAAGATCACCACGCTGCGGCCCAAGGACTACAGCGAGGCGCGCACCATCGGCGAACGCTTCCGCGACGGCACGCCGGTGATCATGGACCTGGTGTCGATGGACAACGCCGACGCCAAGCGGCTGGTCGACTTCGCCGCCGGCCTGGCGTTCGCGCTGCGCGGCTCGTTCGACAAGGTGGCCACGAAGGTCTTCCTGTTGTCGCCGGCTGACGTCGATGTCAGTGCCGAACAGCGGCGCCGGATCGCCGAGGCCGGGTTCTACGCCTACCAGTAG
- a CDS encoding YggS family pyridoxal phosphate-dependent enzyme: MSTVQRGRDADRTAELTAALGAARARLARAAESVGRNVNEIELLPITKYFPASDVIILNQLGCLAFGESREQEAAEKVESVRAELPDVPIRWHMVGRIQRKKARAVAGWAHTAHSVDSTRLLTALDRAAGDALAAGRRPQPLRVYIQISLDGDTERGGVDVNASGLVDEICASANAAEALEFVGLMGIPPLEWDPDDAFARLAAERDRVQRDYQHRLELSAGMSGDLESAVKHGSTCVRVGTALMGQRPLTSPAVVTPVTSSSQTSPPPPSAEGSPR; the protein is encoded by the coding sequence ATGAGCACCGTGCAGCGCGGGCGTGACGCGGATCGGACGGCCGAGTTGACCGCTGCGCTCGGAGCGGCGCGGGCGCGCCTGGCGCGCGCCGCAGAATCTGTCGGGCGAAATGTCAATGAAATTGAATTACTCCCGATCACGAAATACTTTCCGGCCTCCGATGTCATTATTCTCAATCAATTAGGGTGCCTCGCATTTGGTGAATCCCGCGAACAAGAAGCCGCCGAGAAAGTCGAATCTGTTCGCGCGGAATTGCCGGATGTGCCGATTCGCTGGCACATGGTCGGGCGCATCCAGCGCAAGAAGGCGCGGGCCGTCGCGGGGTGGGCACACACCGCGCACTCGGTCGACAGCACCCGCCTGCTGACGGCGCTGGACCGGGCCGCCGGCGACGCATTGGCCGCCGGCCGCCGGCCCCAGCCGTTGCGCGTCTATATCCAGATCAGTCTGGACGGCGATACCGAACGGGGCGGTGTCGATGTGAATGCCTCGGGCCTCGTCGACGAAATCTGTGCGTCAGCGAACGCCGCGGAGGCATTGGAGTTCGTCGGACTGATGGGAATCCCGCCGCTGGAATGGGATCCCGACGACGCGTTCGCACGTCTGGCCGCCGAGCGGGACCGGGTGCAGCGCGACTACCAGCACCGGCTCGAACTGTCGGCGGGGATGTCCGGAGATCTCGAAAGCGCGGTCAAACACGGATCGACATGTGTGCGTGTCGGTACCGCGCTCATGGGGCAACGCCCGCTAACGTCACCCGCAGTAGTCACTCCAGTCACATCTTCATCACAGACATCACCACCCCCACCGTCCGCAGAAGGGTCGCCGAGATGA
- the pgeF gene encoding peptidoglycan editing factor PgeF: protein MSVRIRRVTTTRAGGVSAPPFDSFNLGDHVGDNPAAVAQNRRRLAAAVGADALVWMNQVHSDHVVTVDGPRDTAVDNADALVTTTPGLALVVVTADCVPVLMGDARAGVIAAVHAGRVGAQKGIVARTLEVMQAAGARAEDVSVLLGPAVSGANYEVPEQMAAEVEAVLPGSRTSTSRGTPGLDLRAGIARQLTALGVTAIDVDPRCTVADRALFSHRRDAPTGRLASVVWMEQRR from the coding sequence GTGAGTGTTCGTATTCGGCGGGTGACGACAACCCGCGCCGGCGGCGTCTCGGCACCGCCCTTCGATTCGTTCAACCTCGGCGACCACGTCGGCGACAATCCTGCGGCCGTGGCCCAGAATCGGAGGCGGCTGGCCGCCGCCGTCGGGGCCGACGCGCTGGTCTGGATGAATCAGGTTCACAGCGATCACGTCGTCACCGTGGACGGCCCGCGCGACACCGCGGTCGATAATGCCGACGCATTGGTGACGACGACCCCGGGTTTGGCATTGGTCGTCGTGACCGCCGATTGCGTCCCGGTTTTAATGGGCGACGCGCGCGCCGGGGTCATTGCGGCCGTCCATGCCGGACGGGTCGGCGCCCAGAAAGGCATCGTGGCCAGGACCCTGGAGGTGATGCAGGCCGCCGGTGCACGTGCCGAGGACGTGTCGGTGCTGCTCGGTCCCGCGGTCAGCGGCGCCAACTATGAGGTGCCAGAACAGATGGCGGCCGAAGTGGAGGCGGTGCTGCCCGGCTCGCGCACCAGCACCTCGCGTGGCACGCCGGGCTTGGACCTTCGGGCCGGAATCGCCCGGCAGTTAACGGCTTTGGGTGTCACCGCGATCGACGTCGACCCGCGGTGCACCGTCGCCGACCGCGCGCTGTTCAGTCATCGCCGTGATGCACCGACCGGGCGCCTGGCGAGTGTGGTGTGGATGGAGCAGCGCCGGTGA